The following coding sequences lie in one Alicyclobacillus curvatus genomic window:
- a CDS encoding Glu/Leu/Phe/Val dehydrogenase: protein MEKYGHEQVIFCQHKATGLKSIIAIHDTTAGPALGGCRMRPYESEEEMLFDVLRLSRGMTYKCAIADVDNGGGKCVIWGDPASDKSGEMFRALGRFVDGLGGRFYTGTDVGTYPGDFVQAKRETPYIVGVPQEYGGSGDSSVPTAYGVMQGIRATAMKLWGSTNLKGKIFAVQGLGKVGAKVAQSLAEEGAILMVTDVVKANIERLFDVVPDAAVVSPDAIFSLECDMLIPCALGAVLNDRTIPGLRCKAIVGSANNQLLDEERHGSMLKARGILYAPDYLVNAGGLIQVADELHGANPERVLSKTTAIYDILLQVYELAEQRNIPTSMAANQLVEERLDLIADIKRIRGIARQGA from the coding sequence ATGGAGAAGTACGGTCATGAACAGGTCATTTTTTGTCAGCATAAGGCGACGGGTCTGAAGTCGATTATCGCCATCCACGACACGACTGCCGGTCCGGCACTCGGAGGATGTCGGATGCGTCCTTATGAGAGTGAAGAGGAAATGCTCTTTGACGTGTTGCGTCTATCGCGAGGGATGACTTATAAATGTGCGATTGCAGACGTTGACAACGGTGGTGGCAAGTGTGTCATCTGGGGTGACCCAGCTTCCGATAAGAGCGGCGAAATGTTCCGGGCGCTGGGGCGGTTTGTGGACGGGCTCGGTGGCCGGTTTTATACAGGGACTGACGTCGGTACGTACCCGGGTGACTTTGTTCAGGCCAAACGTGAAACCCCTTACATTGTCGGCGTACCGCAAGAATACGGTGGCAGTGGAGACTCATCTGTCCCAACCGCGTACGGGGTAATGCAAGGAATTCGAGCGACCGCAATGAAGCTTTGGGGCAGTACGAACCTCAAAGGCAAAATTTTTGCGGTCCAAGGCCTCGGGAAAGTTGGTGCAAAAGTTGCTCAGTCACTCGCTGAGGAAGGCGCCATTTTGATGGTAACGGATGTCGTCAAAGCCAACATCGAGCGCCTTTTTGATGTCGTTCCCGACGCTGCCGTGGTGAGTCCGGATGCTATTTTTAGCCTTGAGTGCGATATGTTGATACCTTGTGCCCTGGGCGCGGTGCTGAATGACCGAACCATTCCAGGGTTGCGGTGTAAGGCAATCGTCGGATCGGCAAATAACCAGCTTCTCGATGAAGAAAGGCACGGATCGATGCTGAAAGCGCGGGGCATTCTCTACGCACCGGATTACCTCGTGAATGCTGGTGGTCTCATCCAGGTGGCCGATGAACTGCACGGTGCAAATCCAGAGCGGGTGCTGTCGAAGACCACGGCCATCTACGACATTCTCCTGCAGGTCTACGAATTGGCTGAACAGCGTAATATTCCAACCAGCATGGCAGCAAATCAGTTGGTGGAAGAGCGGTTGGATCTAATTGCCGACATCAAGCGCATTCGAGGTATTGCGCGACAAGGAGCGTGA
- the pdhA gene encoding pyruvate dehydrogenase (acetyl-transferring) E1 component subunit alpha — protein sequence MQKPSDIAHEMLVRMYRQMSLLREFDRRSVRLQRAGRIGTYPPLEGQEACQVASTLALRAQDFVVPTYRDYGAMMVHGVPMENILMYWNGRSEGCEIPHDVNVFPIAVPIATQLPHAAGLAWAAKLKKEDQVALGFFGDGASSEGDFHEAMNFAGVFKLPVVFFCENNQYAISVPFARQTATETIAQKAAAYGVTGLRVPGWDAVAIYRAVRDAVSRAAEGGGPTLIEALTYRYGPHTTSDDPTKYRPAGEAEAWRERDALHLLSQSLRTFGLWDDELETALAKEIDETIRSAIAIMESLGPVNPLHLFDHVYASLPKYLQRQRDTLLSELSADAIRTSLPKEPSQ from the coding sequence ATGCAAAAGCCGTCTGACATCGCGCACGAGATGCTTGTTCGCATGTATCGGCAGATGTCTTTGTTGCGTGAGTTTGATAGGCGCTCAGTCCGGTTACAGAGGGCGGGCCGCATTGGAACATATCCACCGCTTGAAGGGCAAGAGGCCTGTCAGGTCGCGAGTACCCTTGCGCTTCGTGCGCAGGATTTTGTGGTCCCGACGTACAGAGATTACGGGGCGATGATGGTTCACGGTGTGCCGATGGAAAACATCCTGATGTACTGGAATGGACGTTCTGAGGGGTGCGAAATACCGCATGATGTCAACGTCTTCCCCATCGCTGTGCCCATTGCGACGCAACTGCCGCATGCAGCGGGACTGGCATGGGCAGCAAAACTGAAGAAGGAAGACCAGGTGGCCCTCGGTTTCTTTGGCGATGGAGCGAGTTCCGAAGGGGATTTCCACGAAGCCATGAACTTCGCCGGTGTGTTCAAGCTTCCGGTGGTGTTTTTCTGTGAGAACAACCAGTATGCTATCAGCGTCCCGTTCGCACGCCAGACGGCGACGGAGACGATTGCGCAAAAGGCTGCGGCGTACGGAGTGACTGGCTTACGGGTGCCGGGGTGGGATGCCGTTGCTATCTATCGAGCTGTGCGAGACGCGGTATCGCGTGCTGCCGAAGGTGGTGGACCGACACTCATCGAAGCCCTGACGTACCGTTACGGCCCGCATACCACATCGGACGATCCGACGAAATACAGACCCGCCGGCGAAGCTGAAGCCTGGCGAGAGCGCGATGCGCTGCACCTGCTGTCGCAGTCGCTGCGGACGTTTGGACTCTGGGACGATGAGCTGGAAACGGCCCTCGCAAAGGAGATTGACGAAACGATTCGCAGCGCCATCGCCATCATGGAATCTCTCGGACCCGTCAACCCACTTCATCTGTTCGATCACGTCTATGCATCTTTACCAAAGTACTTACAACGCCAGCGGGACACATTACTCTCGGAACTGTCCGCGGATGCCATCCGGACTTCATTACCGAAGGAGCCATCGCAATGA
- a CDS encoding alpha-ketoacid dehydrogenase subunit beta yields MREMTLIQAVNDGLRTALADDSRVILLGEDIGKNGGVFRATEGLCEEFGEDRVVDTPLAEAGIIGASVGLAANGLIPVPEIQFMGFIYSGFEQIVSHVARLRMRSRGRFTVPMVIRVPYGGRIRAPELHSDSTETFFAHTPGLTVVSPSNPYDAKGLLLAAVKSPDPVLFLEPMHIYRAFRQSVPDEAYTVPIGEARVVKEGRHVTVITWGAMVRDVMDAVPKLEAQRGIELEVIDLRTLAPWDEDTVFASVRKTGRAVIVHEAVTNLGLGAELSARIHEHCILDLEAPVARVGGLDVPVPLFQLEDLHAPTYTRIERAIDKVLEF; encoded by the coding sequence ATGAGAGAGATGACATTGATTCAGGCGGTAAACGACGGGCTGCGGACCGCCTTGGCCGACGATTCGCGTGTGATTCTGCTCGGTGAAGACATTGGCAAAAACGGTGGCGTGTTTCGCGCGACGGAAGGACTCTGTGAAGAATTCGGGGAAGACAGGGTTGTCGATACACCGCTTGCCGAAGCTGGTATTATTGGTGCATCGGTTGGGTTGGCGGCAAACGGACTCATTCCCGTGCCTGAGATTCAGTTTATGGGGTTCATCTACTCCGGCTTTGAGCAGATTGTATCTCACGTTGCTCGTCTCAGAATGCGGTCGCGCGGTCGCTTCACAGTACCGATGGTCATCCGTGTGCCCTATGGTGGACGGATTCGTGCCCCAGAGCTTCACTCGGATTCCACGGAAACATTCTTCGCGCATACGCCAGGACTGACCGTGGTGTCTCCGTCTAATCCCTATGATGCCAAGGGGCTATTGTTGGCAGCTGTGAAGTCTCCCGATCCCGTGTTGTTTCTCGAACCCATGCACATCTATCGGGCGTTTCGCCAGTCCGTCCCGGACGAAGCATATACAGTGCCAATTGGAGAGGCCCGGGTCGTCAAAGAGGGCAGGCACGTCACGGTGATTACGTGGGGGGCGATGGTTCGGGACGTCATGGATGCTGTACCCAAACTTGAGGCGCAGCGCGGCATTGAACTTGAGGTGATTGACCTGCGCACCCTGGCACCGTGGGACGAGGACACCGTCTTCGCCTCCGTCCGTAAAACTGGACGCGCTGTTATCGTTCATGAAGCCGTCACCAACCTTGGACTTGGAGCAGAATTGTCGGCAAGAATCCACGAACATTGTATACTGGACCTTGAGGCTCCGGTTGCGCGAGTCGGCGGACTCGATGTGCCGGTACC